A window of Haliscomenobacter hydrossis DSM 1100 contains these coding sequences:
- a CDS encoding OsmC family protein, translated as MSKTTILRASIGRDTYKTTLQTDDHQLIGDEPPSSGGTNLGPDPYEFILAGLATCTAATVRMYADRKAWDLEKVELNLSLQVEKLSGTKITHIQREIQFSGNLDAEQTQRLLEIAEKCPVHRLLTHDVKIVTTLL; from the coding sequence ATGTCAAAAACCACCATTCTCCGAGCGAGCATTGGCCGCGACACCTACAAAACCACCCTACAAACCGATGATCATCAACTGATCGGTGACGAGCCACCCTCATCTGGTGGCACCAATCTTGGCCCAGATCCTTATGAATTCATCCTAGCTGGGCTGGCCACCTGCACGGCAGCGACAGTGCGCATGTACGCAGATCGAAAAGCCTGGGATTTGGAAAAAGTAGAGCTGAACTTATCTCTGCAAGTTGAAAAACTGAGTGGCACCAAAATCACCCATATCCAGCGTGAAATCCAATTTTCTGGCAATCTGGATGCAGAACAAACTCAACGCTTATTGGAGATCGCCGAAAAATGCCCAGTACACCGTTTGCTCACGCACGACGTAAAAATTGTCACTACGCTGTTGTAA
- the chrA gene encoding chromate efflux transporter: MAYPTFKEAFKVWLKVALYSFGGPAGQIAVMHKYIVEDKKWLGENRFLHALNYCMLLPGPEAQQLATYIGWLLHKTRGGLLAGGLFVLPGFISILILSILYALWKDLTFVQGIFYGIKAAVLAVVIGAVIKIGKRALKNEVMVGIAVLAFIAIFFFKISFPYIVLAAGLLGYFGGKVWEEKFYIIKGHADVKESETGLIDQFIQAERPALVKTLGVALFWLALWLVPVLVLVAVLGTDNVFSKEALFFSQSAVVTFGGAYSVLAYISQKAVETYGWLQPGEMLDGLGMAETTPGPLIQVVQFVGFMGAFRNAGSLDPILAGVLASVLVTWVTYLPSFLFIFTGAPYIEHLRGNKSLSTALSGITAAVVGVILNLGIWFSLHTLFAQVGEQRVGAFYLPVPVWSSIDWGAILITFAALVFTFRLKWDMLRTIGVCMGMGLVLKLFVL; the protein is encoded by the coding sequence ATGGCCTATCCCACGTTTAAAGAAGCCTTTAAGGTCTGGCTCAAAGTTGCGCTATACAGCTTTGGTGGCCCGGCAGGGCAAATTGCCGTGATGCACAAATACATCGTAGAAGACAAAAAATGGCTGGGTGAAAACCGCTTCCTGCACGCCCTCAATTATTGCATGTTGCTACCGGGGCCCGAAGCCCAACAATTGGCCACCTACATTGGCTGGTTGTTGCACAAAACCAGGGGTGGCCTCCTGGCGGGCGGATTATTTGTGTTGCCCGGCTTTATCTCCATCCTGATTTTAAGTATTTTGTATGCCCTTTGGAAAGACCTGACGTTTGTGCAAGGTATTTTTTACGGAATCAAAGCCGCGGTGCTGGCGGTGGTGATCGGTGCGGTCATCAAAATTGGCAAGCGGGCACTGAAAAACGAGGTCATGGTGGGCATTGCCGTTTTGGCCTTCATCGCCATTTTCTTTTTCAAAATCTCCTTTCCTTATATTGTGCTGGCAGCGGGACTTTTGGGCTATTTCGGCGGCAAGGTATGGGAAGAAAAATTCTACATCATCAAAGGCCACGCGGATGTAAAAGAAAGTGAAACGGGCTTGATTGACCAGTTCATTCAGGCGGAACGGCCTGCTTTGGTCAAAACGCTGGGTGTCGCTCTTTTTTGGCTGGCGCTGTGGTTGGTTCCGGTGCTCGTTTTGGTCGCGGTGTTGGGGACGGACAATGTGTTCAGCAAAGAAGCCCTGTTTTTTAGCCAATCCGCCGTCGTCACTTTTGGGGGCGCGTATTCAGTTTTGGCCTATATTTCCCAAAAGGCGGTAGAAACTTACGGCTGGCTGCAACCCGGCGAAATGCTGGACGGACTGGGCATGGCCGAAACTACCCCCGGGCCACTGATCCAGGTGGTGCAATTTGTGGGCTTTATGGGGGCATTTCGCAATGCCGGAAGCCTTGATCCAATCTTGGCGGGCGTACTCGCCTCCGTGCTGGTTACCTGGGTGACTTACCTGCCTTCCTTCTTGTTCATTTTTACTGGAGCGCCGTACATCGAACATTTGCGGGGCAACAAATCGCTGAGCACCGCCCTGTCGGGCATTACCGCGGCAGTGGTCGGCGTGATTTTGAACCTGGGGATTTGGTTCAGTTTGCACACCTTGTTTGCGCAGGTAGGGGAACAGCGTGTTGGGGCTTTCTACCTTCCTGTCCCGGTTTGGAGCAGCATTGACTGGGGGGCGATTTTGATCACCTTTGCGGCCTTGGTTTTTACTTTTCGGCTTAAGTGGGATATGCTGAGGACAATTGGTGTGTGTATGGGAATGGGGCTGGTTTTGAAGTTGTTTGTTTTGTAA
- a CDS encoding DUF6496 domain-containing protein encodes MKKTKKAAAKKTLSPAKKKIAEVMHEFKEGELHSGKSDIIVTDRKQAIAIALSEASEVEGETPKKTD; translated from the coding sequence ATGAAAAAGACAAAAAAAGCAGCGGCCAAAAAGACACTTTCTCCTGCTAAAAAAAAGATTGCAGAAGTGATGCATGAATTTAAAGAAGGTGAACTACACTCTGGGAAAAGCGACATCATCGTCACCGACCGCAAACAGGCGATTGCGATTGCGCTTAGCGAAGCCAGTGAAGTAGAAGGCGAAACCCCTAAAAAAACCGATTGA
- a CDS encoding alpha/beta hydrolase, protein MRESYNSSLQLCNTFPLKWAQIYLVKYLHWFCEMLILTDFEKSPSSSPKTKKMTMNPKSSPPEWGTSIKPEMQVVIEKLVSLGGKPIETLDATAARQQPTPTDAVVAIMKEHNIATPPALCEMMDQQIPVTGGTTQIRIYTPKKGEAPFPVIVHYHGGGFVIADIDVYSASSQALCEQVGAIVVSVEYPKGPEHKFPAAHTVSFDAYQWVLKNAAAMQGDATKIALVGESAGGNLAANVSLMARDKAIQMPVYQVLVYPLANNDLKSESYVKYAAAKPLNKPMMEWFVKNALTSAAEAADPRISLVKANLKGLPKTLIIGAEIDPLQTEGKLLHDQLKAANVDSAYELYKGVTHEFFGMAAVVPQAKEAQALAAKRLRVALGAHKTINV, encoded by the coding sequence ATGCGTGAATCCTACAATTCTTCTCTACAATTGTGTAACACTTTTCCCCTCAAATGGGCTCAAATTTACCTGGTAAAGTATTTGCACTGGTTTTGTGAAATGTTAATCCTCACAGATTTCGAAAAATCACCATCATCTTCTCCAAAAACTAAAAAAATGACAATGAATCCCAAAAGCTCCCCACCAGAATGGGGAACTTCCATTAAACCGGAAATGCAAGTCGTTATTGAAAAGTTAGTTAGCCTCGGTGGAAAGCCCATCGAAACACTGGATGCTACAGCGGCACGCCAGCAACCAACACCTACCGATGCAGTAGTGGCGATCATGAAAGAACACAACATCGCCACGCCACCTGCCCTGTGCGAGATGATGGATCAGCAGATTCCGGTTACAGGGGGCACAACTCAAATACGCATTTATACCCCTAAAAAAGGCGAAGCACCTTTTCCAGTCATTGTTCATTATCACGGAGGTGGATTCGTGATCGCCGATATAGACGTTTACAGTGCAAGCTCGCAGGCACTTTGTGAGCAAGTAGGCGCCATTGTTGTTTCTGTCGAATATCCCAAAGGACCCGAACATAAATTTCCTGCGGCACATACCGTATCCTTCGATGCCTATCAGTGGGTACTTAAAAATGCGGCTGCTATGCAAGGCGATGCCACAAAAATTGCCTTGGTAGGGGAAAGCGCTGGTGGTAATCTGGCTGCGAATGTAAGCCTGATGGCACGCGATAAAGCCATACAAATGCCGGTTTACCAAGTGCTGGTTTATCCACTTGCCAACAATGACCTGAAAAGCGAAAGTTATGTCAAATATGCCGCTGCAAAACCATTGAATAAGCCCATGATGGAATGGTTTGTAAAAAATGCGTTGACCTCAGCTGCCGAAGCTGCCGATCCACGGATAAGTTTGGTAAAAGCCAACCTTAAAGGCCTGCCCAAAACATTGATTATCGGGGCGGAAATAGACCCCCTGCAAACCGAAGGCAAGTTGCTGCACGATCAATTAAAAGCGGCAAATGTAGATTCAGCGTATGAATTGTACAAGGGTGTAACCCACGAATTTTTTGGCATGGCTGCGGTTGTTCCACAGGCAAAAGAAGCTCAGGCGCTTGCTGCCAAAAGATTACGGGTTGCATTGGGTGCTCACAAAACCATCAACGTATAG
- a CDS encoding CPBP family intramembrane glutamic endopeptidase translates to METNKGTRTPLKFFLLVYGFSIPLWIIETMIDVKGLPLDIPITDILATLTPLIVASMLIYKEEGHNGVKRLFQRILDFSRITKKIWYVPIIFLPFLLYLLIYLIIYFTGLPLPRTFHIPFQSIPFLFPLFFIGAICEEIGYMGYAIEPMQERFGALAASILIGIPWAVWHYPSIIQQGQDLTWIAWATLGTVAVRVLIVWIYNNTGKSLFACILFHTMLNTGRPLFPKDDLYNPLVDYPKIHYSVIAITAVVVAFLWGTKTLASYKNA, encoded by the coding sequence ATGGAAACCAACAAAGGAACAAGAACCCCCCTAAAATTTTTCCTGCTGGTTTATGGGTTTTCAATTCCACTATGGATCATTGAAACCATGATTGACGTTAAAGGACTACCCTTGGATATTCCGATAACGGACATATTAGCAACACTTACACCATTGATTGTAGCCAGCATGCTCATTTACAAAGAAGAAGGGCATAATGGTGTTAAAAGACTGTTTCAGCGAATTTTAGATTTTTCCAGGATTACAAAAAAGATATGGTATGTGCCGATTATTTTTCTACCATTTCTACTGTATTTATTGATCTACCTCATTATCTATTTTACCGGATTGCCACTGCCGCGCACCTTTCACATCCCTTTCCAATCTATTCCTTTTCTTTTTCCCTTGTTTTTTATTGGAGCAATCTGTGAAGAAATCGGCTACATGGGTTATGCCATTGAACCCATGCAAGAACGGTTTGGCGCATTAGCAGCAAGCATCCTGATAGGTATACCTTGGGCAGTATGGCATTACCCGTCCATCATTCAACAAGGACAAGATCTAACCTGGATAGCCTGGGCAACCCTCGGCACGGTCGCAGTAAGGGTGCTGATTGTTTGGATATATAACAATACGGGAAAAAGTTTATTTGCCTGTATCCTATTTCACACGATGTTGAATACCGGAAGGCCTTTGTTCCCAAAAGATGACCTGTACAATCCCTTGGTCGATTACCCTAAAATTCACTATTCGGTCATTGCAATCACCGCGGTTGTTGTCGCCTTTTTGTGGGGAACAAAGACATTGGCTAGTTATAAAAATGCGTGA
- a CDS encoding DUF6064 family protein, whose translation MKPPFTLEQFLEVFAHYNRAVFPMQVVFYLLSAIIIYFVIKPNPKSDKIISSVLAFFWLWMGVVYHIIHFSKINPLAYVFGALFIIQGILLIGFGVLQDKFSFKFHANKYGITGMIFILFALIVYPILGYFLGHVYPSSPTFGLPCPTTIFTFGLLLLNEKKCPLAVLIIPFLWSIIGFMAAFQFGIVEDTGLLVAGLSAASLLIYRNSMLTQHS comes from the coding sequence ATGAAACCGCCATTTACCTTAGAACAATTCTTAGAAGTCTTTGCGCACTACAACCGTGCAGTGTTTCCAATGCAGGTGGTGTTTTACTTGCTGAGTGCGATCATCATTTATTTCGTCATCAAGCCCAACCCCAAATCTGATAAAATCATCAGCAGTGTACTGGCTTTTTTTTGGTTGTGGATGGGTGTTGTTTATCACATCATCCATTTTTCAAAAATTAATCCGTTGGCTTATGTATTCGGGGCTTTATTTATTATTCAGGGTATTTTATTGATCGGTTTTGGGGTATTGCAAGATAAATTTTCCTTTAAATTCCACGCAAATAAGTACGGCATTACAGGAATGATTTTTATTTTATTTGCCTTAATTGTTTACCCGATTTTAGGTTATTTTTTGGGCCATGTTTATCCTTCGTCACCCACTTTTGGTTTGCCCTGCCCCACTACGATTTTTACTTTTGGATTGCTACTCCTGAATGAAAAAAAATGCCCACTTGCAGTTCTTATCATTCCTTTTCTTTGGTCGATTATCGGGTTTATGGCAGCCTTTCAGTTTGGTATTGTGGAAGATACGGGTTTGTTGGTAGCGGGTTTGAGTGCAGCTTCTTTACTGATCTATCGGAATAGCATGTTAACCCAACACTCATGA
- a CDS encoding Dps family protein: protein MKTAIGITDPNRQAVANELAKVLADETVLYIKTKNAHWNIEGADFYDKHKFFEGQFGQLDELIDGVAERIRAIGHYAPATLKSYLSLTHLTEQTREHNDSQGFIKELLADHESIIIILREHIKSFANEFHDSGSSDFITGLMENHEKMAWFLRSHLTN, encoded by the coding sequence ATGAAAACAGCAATAGGAATAACCGACCCCAACCGGCAAGCAGTTGCCAATGAGTTGGCAAAAGTTTTAGCAGATGAAACCGTACTTTATATTAAAACAAAAAATGCCCATTGGAATATTGAAGGGGCAGATTTTTATGATAAGCACAAGTTTTTTGAAGGTCAATTTGGGCAATTGGATGAATTGATAGATGGTGTTGCAGAGCGTATTCGCGCCATTGGTCATTACGCACCAGCTACTTTAAAATCGTACTTGAGTTTAACCCACCTGACAGAACAGACCAGGGAACACAACGACAGCCAGGGGTTTATTAAAGAACTTTTAGCAGATCACGAAAGCATTATCATTATTTTGCGTGAGCACATCAAAAGTTTTGCCAATGAATTTCACGATTCGGGCTCCAGTGATTTTATAACTGGGCTCATGGAGAATCATGAAAAAATGGCTTGGTTTTTACGTTCACATTTAACAAACTAG
- a CDS encoding DUF6544 family protein, with the protein MRIAFLILVIVHGLIHLLGFVKAFGLSDVKQLTQTISQPFGVIWLMAFVFFAVAATMFAFNNSWWWMFGLIALVTSQFLIVIFWQDAKFGTIVNVIILIVSIIGYGTWSYYGKYKNDVKTGLQQKEYFQNSELSEIDIQELPEPVKKYLRYTGSIGKPKVNNFKIEFVGKIRKDEHSEWMPFTCEQYSFMETPTRLFFMKAAMKGLPIGAYHYFKNGVAVMDIRLFSLFKMVYQEGAEMNLSETVTFFNDMCVVAPPTLIDKRIKWLEVEGNKVKASFTNNSIKVSAWLYFNDKGELINFISDDRYASAGKQFPWATPLKDYHEINGYRLMGSAETIYSYPDRDLIYGTFKLMSIKYNCSG; encoded by the coding sequence ATGAGAATAGCATTTTTAATACTCGTTATAGTTCATGGACTAATCCATTTACTTGGCTTTGTCAAAGCTTTCGGGCTTTCCGATGTAAAACAACTTACACAAACCATTTCACAACCATTTGGAGTGATTTGGCTGATGGCCTTTGTTTTTTTTGCTGTAGCAGCTACAATGTTTGCCTTCAACAATAGTTGGTGGTGGATGTTTGGACTTATTGCATTGGTTACCTCTCAATTCCTAATTGTTATCTTCTGGCAGGATGCTAAATTTGGAACAATTGTAAATGTGATTATTCTAATTGTATCAATCATCGGATATGGCACTTGGAGTTATTATGGCAAATATAAAAATGATGTAAAAACTGGTTTGCAACAAAAAGAGTATTTTCAAAATTCTGAACTCTCAGAAATAGACATCCAAGAATTGCCTGAACCAGTAAAAAAATATCTTCGATATACAGGTTCTATTGGTAAACCCAAAGTGAATAATTTCAAAATTGAATTTGTCGGCAAAATCAGAAAGGACGAACATTCAGAATGGATGCCATTTACATGTGAACAATATAGTTTTATGGAAACTCCAACCCGACTATTTTTTATGAAAGCGGCAATGAAAGGTCTACCAATTGGTGCTTATCATTACTTTAAGAATGGAGTTGCAGTTATGGACATCAGACTGTTTTCATTATTCAAAATGGTATATCAGGAAGGTGCAGAAATGAATTTGTCGGAGACGGTTACCTTTTTTAATGATATGTGTGTCGTGGCTCCACCAACACTCATTGACAAGCGAATAAAGTGGTTAGAGGTTGAAGGAAATAAAGTGAAAGCATCTTTTACGAATAATAGTATCAAAGTATCTGCATGGCTGTATTTTAATGACAAAGGTGAACTCATAAACTTTATTTCTGATGACCGCTATGCCAGTGCAGGAAAACAATTCCCTTGGGCAACACCTTTAAAAGATTATCATGAAATTAATGGATACAGACTGATGGGAAGTGCAGAGACTATATATAGTTATCCCGACAGAGATTTGATTTATGGAACTTTCAAACTCATGAGTATAAAATACAACTGTAGTGGATAG
- a CDS encoding CPBP family intramembrane glutamic endopeptidase, with protein MKNIKLKEQSIKLIGFYLGYTFSITWLCWFTIIIGNTYLGILGYGTPLFWILYTIGSLGPAISSYLVYRQFKEAFIAKSFVSYIFVKVANRQVWLIFALFLVWRFFMIWISFGISRPISMLSMLSILINLPFLILWGGAEELGWRGILQPRLEKIIHYIPSVLLVGIIWGIWHLPLWLIHGTIQRSFPFGLYLVSGMVLTFSFTTLYKYTNNLFLCVLSHAWFNGCINLALYMGNDGLLQLNLNWKVMVVFFLELIVSVILGKLYVGRHQVQNR; from the coding sequence ATGAAAAACATCAAGCTAAAAGAGCAATCAATCAAGCTGATCGGGTTTTATTTAGGTTACACGTTTTCCATAACGTGGTTGTGTTGGTTTACGATTATCATTGGGAATACCTATCTGGGTATACTTGGGTATGGCACGCCTTTATTTTGGATACTGTACACCATTGGCAGTCTGGGGCCAGCCATCAGTTCCTATCTTGTTTACAGGCAGTTCAAGGAAGCATTTATTGCAAAGTCTTTTGTAAGCTATATATTCGTTAAGGTAGCAAACAGGCAAGTGTGGCTCATCTTTGCTTTGTTTCTGGTATGGCGCTTTTTTATGATCTGGATTTCCTTCGGCATCAGCCGGCCCATATCCATGCTCTCCATGCTCTCCATCCTGATCAATCTACCCTTCCTGATCCTGTGGGGAGGAGCAGAAGAATTGGGTTGGCGGGGGATTCTGCAACCCCGATTAGAAAAAATCATCCACTACATACCTTCTGTTCTGCTTGTAGGAATCATCTGGGGTATCTGGCACTTGCCTTTGTGGCTGATCCACGGAACCATCCAACGTTCATTTCCATTTGGCTTATACCTTGTGTCAGGGATGGTTTTGACTTTCAGTTTTACAACGCTCTACAAATACACCAACAACTTATTTCTGTGCGTACTCAGCCATGCTTGGTTCAATGGATGTATCAATTTGGCATTGTACATGGGGAATGATGGGTTGTTGCAGCTCAATCTAAATTGGAAAGTCATGGTCGTTTTTTTCCTTGAACTGATCGTATCGGTAATTTTAGGAAAGTTATATGTTGGCCGCCATCAAGTCCAAAACCGTTAA